A genomic window from Phycisphaerales bacterium includes:
- a CDS encoding prepilin peptidase, whose amino-acid sequence MNGIDAYLRPFWMYQLVYVPFVFALGAIVGSFLNVVIFRLPARQNIISPPSHCPVCNERLRWYENLPVVGWIRLRGRCGHCGAPISIQYPLIEALCGTVFTLIFVLGYMVLPTAPFIGELLPAYLGRFPGLSATWPIPLLYCILFSALLAMTMIDLRTYTIPIELTWAVTLPALLVHAIMPIWPGGSLRLPLSQMPAGADGFDLGAWTIPLVGPAGLAAALGGALGIVISTALIRLNQLRYSFLDFDLYVKENDEIIDYPHPRRELEWELDFLGPIVLGVLLGLKIGSHWAGVSLPLWAGSLGGSLMGYLVGAGLIWLFRLAGTVAFGKEAMGLGDAHMLACVGAVLGWVDPILVFFLAPFLAILGMLIGTALSRWLKGFARYIPYGPWIALAAVVVIIGDRWIEIVLEAILKVPVNLP is encoded by the coding sequence ATGAACGGCATCGACGCGTATCTCCGGCCGTTCTGGATGTACCAACTCGTTTACGTGCCGTTTGTGTTTGCGCTGGGCGCAATCGTCGGCAGCTTCCTCAACGTCGTGATCTTCCGCCTGCCGGCGCGGCAGAACATCATCTCGCCGCCGTCGCACTGCCCGGTGTGCAACGAGCGACTGCGCTGGTATGAGAACCTGCCAGTGGTCGGCTGGATCCGCCTGCGCGGACGCTGCGGCCACTGCGGCGCGCCCATCAGCATCCAGTACCCGCTCATCGAGGCGCTGTGCGGCACGGTCTTCACGCTCATCTTCGTGCTGGGGTACATGGTCCTGCCGACGGCGCCGTTCATCGGCGAACTGCTGCCGGCCTATCTCGGCCGCTTTCCCGGGCTCAGCGCGACCTGGCCCATCCCGCTGCTCTACTGCATTCTCTTTTCGGCGCTGCTGGCGATGACGATGATCGACCTGCGGACCTACACGATCCCCATCGAACTCACCTGGGCGGTCACGTTGCCGGCCCTGCTCGTGCACGCGATCATGCCCATCTGGCCGGGCGGATCGCTGCGGCTGCCGCTCTCTCAGATGCCCGCGGGCGCCGATGGCTTTGACCTGGGCGCGTGGACCATTCCGCTGGTGGGCCCGGCTGGCCTGGCGGCGGCGCTGGGCGGCGCTCTGGGCATCGTCATCTCGACGGCGCTCATCCGCCTCAACCAGTTGCGCTATTCCTTCCTCGACTTCGATCTCTACGTCAAGGAAAACGATGAAATCATCGACTACCCCCACCCGCGGCGCGAGCTGGAGTGGGAACTGGACTTTCTCGGCCCGATCGTGCTCGGCGTGCTGTTGGGGCTGAAGATCGGCTCGCACTGGGCGGGCGTCAGCCTGCCGCTGTGGGCGGGCTCGCTGGGCGGCTCGCTGATGGGTTATCTTGTCGGGGCCGGGCTCATCTGGCTCTTCCGGCTGGCGGGGACGGTGGCGTTCGGCAAGGAAGCCATGGGCCTGGGCGACGCCCACATGCTCGCCTGCGTGGGCGCGGTGCTGGGCTGGGTGGATCCAATCCTCGTGTTCTTCCTGGCCCCGTTCCTGGCCATCCTCGGCATGCTCATCGGCACGGCTCTGAGCCGCTGGCTCAAGGGCTTTGCGCGCTACATTCCCTATGGGCCGTGGATCGCGCTGGCGGCGGTGGTGGTCATCATCGGCGACCGGTGGATCGAGATTGTTCTGGAGGCGATTCTGAAGGTTCCCGTGAATCTCCCTTGA
- a CDS encoding exodeoxyribonuclease VII small subunit — protein MSKRKNAASEPSAAETLNYEQAVTELEQIIDQMESGETPLEQALADYERGVALLKRCRSIISWAEQKIEHLKAIADETAASAAETVDQECQDEDEPNR, from the coding sequence ATGTCCAAGCGCAAGAATGCCGCTTCCGAGCCGTCCGCAGCCGAGACGCTCAACTACGAGCAGGCGGTGACGGAACTCGAGCAGATCATCGACCAGATGGAATCGGGCGAGACGCCGCTCGAGCAGGCGCTGGCCGATTACGAGCGGGGCGTGGCGCTGCTCAAGCGCTGCCGCTCCATCATCAGCTGGGCCGAGCAGAAGATCGAGCACCTCAAGGCGATCGCCGACGAGACCGCCGCCTCCGCCGCCGAGACGGTCGATCAAGAGTGCCAGGACGAGGACGAGCCGAATCGATGA
- the xseA gene encoding exodeoxyribonuclease VII large subunit yields the protein MSRLPFDPDRVRGGEAAASKRAVGEAPLSVSQVTELINQALVDHLPRKVSVVGEISNLSRRGHWYFSLKDETAVLKCVAWASKAGKFGFDAKDGLSVVAKGAIQHYGPQGQTQLYVDSLEPIGAGALELRFRALCEELRALGYFDVQRKKPVPMFPRRVAIITSAKGAALQDCLDTMRRRCTAVEILVVDVRVQGAQAAGEIARAIRHISRRHARLRVDALLLTRGGGPIEDLWAFNERIVADALRACPIATVAAIGHETDTTIAELVADLRCATPTQAAMRLAPDQRELLAQIDQNERRLSLHLRHRLRYAAQQLHALQTALCTAGREALHDRARRAQRLALRLGPLRPDRVIVERGRRLGLAAHRLHAAAAHTISQRRPQPTSLAQALNRAAADCLGSAGNRLDRAHATLRSIDPRRVLARGYSITHKPDGTVVRTVADAGPGQRLLTNVSDGTIESEVTGSALRPPRPAAGSPGQPPAAPARRRSRRGAAPPNQMELFDHLR from the coding sequence ATGTCACGACTTCCCTTCGATCCTGATCGCGTGCGCGGCGGCGAAGCTGCGGCGTCCAAGCGCGCCGTCGGCGAGGCGCCGCTCAGCGTTTCGCAGGTCACTGAACTCATTAACCAGGCGCTGGTCGACCACCTGCCGCGCAAGGTCAGCGTGGTGGGCGAGATCAGCAATCTCTCGCGCCGCGGGCACTGGTACTTCTCGCTCAAGGATGAGACGGCGGTGCTCAAGTGCGTCGCGTGGGCGAGCAAAGCGGGCAAGTTCGGCTTCGACGCCAAGGACGGCCTGTCGGTCGTCGCCAAAGGCGCCATCCAGCACTACGGCCCGCAGGGGCAGACGCAGCTGTATGTCGATTCGCTCGAGCCCATCGGGGCCGGGGCCCTTGAGCTCCGCTTTCGCGCGCTGTGCGAAGAGTTGCGGGCGCTTGGCTACTTTGATGTACAGCGCAAGAAGCCGGTGCCGATGTTCCCGCGCCGCGTGGCGATCATCACCTCGGCCAAAGGTGCTGCGCTGCAGGACTGTCTCGACACCATGCGCCGCCGCTGCACCGCCGTCGAGATTCTCGTCGTCGATGTCCGAGTGCAGGGCGCTCAGGCGGCGGGCGAGATCGCCCGCGCGATCCGGCATATCTCAAGACGCCATGCCCGGCTGCGCGTCGATGCCCTGCTGCTCACGCGCGGCGGCGGTCCGATCGAAGATCTCTGGGCGTTCAACGAGCGCATCGTCGCCGACGCGCTGCGGGCCTGCCCGATTGCGACGGTGGCGGCCATCGGGCATGAGACCGACACGACGATCGCCGAACTTGTTGCCGATCTGCGCTGCGCCACGCCCACGCAGGCGGCCATGCGCCTGGCGCCGGATCAGCGCGAACTGCTCGCGCAGATCGACCAGAACGAGCGGCGCCTGTCGCTGCATCTGCGCCATCGCTTGCGCTACGCGGCTCAGCAACTGCACGCGCTGCAGACGGCGCTGTGCACCGCCGGGCGCGAAGCGCTGCACGATCGCGCGAGGCGAGCGCAGCGACTGGCACTGCGCCTCGGGCCGCTGCGGCCGGATCGCGTCATCGTCGAGCGCGGCCGCCGGCTCGGCCTGGCGGCGCACCGGCTGCACGCCGCCGCCGCACACACCATCAGCCAACGGCGCCCGCAACCCACTTCGTTGGCGCAGGCGCTGAATCGCGCAGCGGCTGACTGCCTCGGCAGCGCGGGCAACCGCCTCGACCGCGCGCACGCCACACTGCGGAGCATCGACCCGCGCCGCGTGCTGGCGCGGGGGTACTCCATCACCCACAAGCCCGATGGAACCGTCGTGCGCACTGTGGCTGACGCCGGCCCCGGCCAGCGACTGCTCACCAACGTCTCGGACGGCACGATTGAAAGCGAAGTGACGGGTTCGGCGCTGCGCCCGCCCCGGCCGGCGGCCGGCTCTCCCGGACAGCCCCCGGCCGCCCCCGCTCGTCGGCGGTCGCGGCGTGGCGCGGCGCCACCGAACCAGATGGAACTGTTCGATCACCTCCGGTAG
- a CDS encoding phosphoribosylaminoimidazolesuccinocarboxamide synthase, with translation MTNALYKTDLPLPNRRQGKVRDIYELPADSAGRPRLLIVATDRLSAYDVVMPTAFPGKGRLLTSISMKWFRWIEKQAPLGIKHHVLSTASSDLPVSEADRKALDGSIMVCRRSKVVLIECVARGYITGSGWKEYKKDGTVCGIKLPAGLRQCDKLPEPIFTPATKEDVGHDENITFERACELVGEGLMTRLRKITLDLYKQAHDYAKARGIIIADTKFEFGHAIDAKGNVTDELLLIDEVLTPDSSRFWPLDKYEPGRDQESFDKQYVRNHLETLVAAGKWDKTPPGPEIPADIVRNTIAKYQEAHDKLFS, from the coding sequence ATGACCAACGCACTCTACAAGACCGATCTCCCCCTGCCCAACCGCCGCCAGGGCAAGGTCCGCGACATCTACGAACTCCCCGCCGACTCCGCCGGCCGGCCGCGCCTGCTCATCGTCGCCACCGACCGCCTGAGCGCCTACGACGTCGTCATGCCCACGGCCTTTCCCGGCAAGGGCCGTCTGCTCACGTCCATCAGCATGAAGTGGTTCCGCTGGATCGAGAAGCAGGCTCCGCTGGGCATCAAGCATCACGTGCTCAGCACCGCCAGCTCTGACCTACCCGTCTCCGAGGCCGACCGCAAGGCGCTTGACGGCAGCATCATGGTCTGCCGTCGCAGCAAGGTCGTGCTGATCGAATGCGTCGCGCGGGGCTACATCACCGGCTCTGGTTGGAAAGAGTACAAGAAGGACGGCACCGTCTGCGGCATCAAATTGCCTGCGGGCCTCAGGCAGTGCGACAAACTGCCCGAGCCGATCTTTACCCCCGCCACCAAGGAAGACGTCGGCCACGATGAGAACATCACCTTCGAGCGCGCCTGCGAACTCGTCGGCGAAGGTCTCATGACCCGCCTGCGGAAGATCACGCTCGATCTCTACAAGCAGGCGCACGACTATGCGAAAGCGCGCGGCATCATCATCGCCGACACCAAGTTCGAGTTCGGCCACGCCATCGACGCCAAGGGCAACGTCACGGATGAACTGCTGCTCATCGACGAAGTGCTCACGCCCGACAGCAGCCGCTTCTGGCCGCTGGACAAGTACGAACCCGGCCGCGACCAGGAGAGTTTCGACAAGCAGTACGTGCGCAACCACCTCGAAACGCTGGTCGCTGCCGGGAAGTGGGACAAGACCCCGCCGGGGCCGGAGATTCCAGCAGACATCGTGCGCAACACCATCGCCAAGTATCAGGAAGCACACGACAAGTTGTTCAGCTGA
- a CDS encoding endo-1,4-beta-xylanase produces the protein MLVYSVYDGQQPAADFPLQQAHLIGANDIGVQGDVTFREGMIQCDKRSPESASLVLLIDAGEHGRLMLPTCLLPDREEPYLLYLELARHRIKMFIVKLEDWMLFELEEDHPIIRQWAAARDLFTQALSLESTDPPKAQELARQALIQAIAAGEKLTFMHADILLAKRFANRGEPAPALGVRTYQSQFAEPLTEIITRDFDFISAPIRWREVEPEEGEYDWSKFDRWIEWAGKSKFPVMLGPIIDFRALSVPEWLYIWEHDYDTLYDLLHEHIEAIVKRYRSSVSIWNIASSLHINESFTLAYDQLMDLTRMATGLVKTLHPQGRTLVEVTEPFGEYFSGHPRSVPPIVYAEMIAQSGFKLDMVGINLQFGHHERGQATRDFMQISSILDSLLYLEFPVVVTGMGGPSHRPARNAKAQAAGEGEAKKNAEAAGEEPDAAGYYREPWTPVRQAEWLRKAMSIALSKPFVESAVCHELFDHQSAELPGAGLISSMGRPKPALTAMGDLHRELRRRILRCSLPSERDWVVSVPAEDEQ, from the coding sequence ATGCTTGTGTATTCCGTTTACGACGGACAACAACCCGCCGCCGACTTTCCCTTGCAGCAGGCTCACCTCATCGGCGCCAACGACATCGGCGTGCAGGGCGACGTCACCTTCCGCGAGGGCATGATCCAGTGCGACAAGCGCTCGCCCGAGTCCGCCTCGCTCGTGCTGCTCATCGACGCCGGAGAGCACGGCCGGCTCATGCTGCCGACCTGCCTGCTGCCGGATCGCGAAGAGCCGTACCTCCTCTATCTCGAACTCGCCCGGCACCGCATCAAGATGTTCATCGTCAAACTCGAAGACTGGATGCTCTTCGAACTTGAAGAGGATCACCCGATCATCAGGCAGTGGGCCGCGGCCCGCGACCTGTTCACGCAGGCGCTGAGTCTCGAATCGACCGATCCTCCCAAGGCGCAGGAACTCGCCCGGCAGGCGCTCATCCAGGCCATCGCCGCGGGTGAGAAGCTGACCTTCATGCACGCGGACATCCTGCTGGCCAAGCGATTCGCCAACCGAGGCGAGCCGGCGCCGGCGCTGGGGGTGCGGACGTACCAGAGCCAGTTCGCCGAACCGCTCACCGAGATCATCACGCGCGACTTTGATTTCATCTCGGCGCCGATCCGCTGGCGCGAGGTCGAGCCGGAGGAGGGGGAATACGACTGGAGCAAGTTCGACCGGTGGATCGAGTGGGCGGGCAAGAGCAAGTTCCCCGTGATGCTCGGGCCGATCATCGACTTTCGCGCCCTGAGCGTGCCCGAGTGGCTCTACATCTGGGAGCACGACTACGACACGCTCTACGACCTGCTGCACGAGCACATCGAGGCGATCGTCAAGCGCTACCGCTCGTCGGTCTCGATCTGGAACATCGCCTCGTCGCTGCACATCAACGAGAGTTTCACCTTGGCGTACGACCAGTTGATGGATCTGACGCGCATGGCCACGGGGTTGGTCAAGACGCTGCACCCGCAGGGGCGGACGCTCGTCGAGGTGACCGAGCCCTTCGGCGAGTACTTCTCGGGGCATCCGCGCTCGGTGCCGCCGATCGTCTACGCGGAGATGATCGCGCAGTCGGGATTCAAACTCGACATGGTGGGCATCAACCTGCAGTTCGGCCACCACGAGCGCGGGCAGGCGACGCGCGATTTCATGCAGATCAGTTCGATCCTCGACTCGCTGCTCTATCTCGAGTTCCCGGTGGTGGTGACGGGAATGGGCGGGCCGAGCCACCGGCCGGCGCGGAATGCGAAGGCGCAAGCGGCCGGGGAAGGCGAGGCGAAAAAGAATGCGGAGGCTGCGGGCGAAGAGCCTGACGCAGCGGGGTATTACCGCGAGCCGTGGACGCCGGTGCGGCAGGCGGAGTGGCTGCGCAAGGCAATGTCGATCGCGCTGAGCAAGCCGTTCGTCGAGTCGGCGGTGTGCCACGAACTCTTCGACCACCAGTCGGCGGAACTGCCGGGCGCGGGGCTCATTTCCTCGATGGGCCGCCCCAAGCCGGCGCTGACGGCGATGGGCGATCTGCACCGCGAACTGCGGCGGCGCATCTTGCGCTGCTCGCTGCCCAGCGAGCGCGACTGGGTCGTCAGCGTCCCCGCCGAGGATGAGCAGTGA
- a CDS encoding helix-hairpin-helix domain-containing protein, producing the protein MTPEQDDGAMPVQWAVAAGVLLILACAMAWLAASRPIHVSTLAADHPQIAPPDMRLDLNTASAAQLQALPRIGPAMAERIVADREANGPFTSLDDLQRVNGVGDRTVELIAPHVFVSPAQAGR; encoded by the coding sequence GTGACACCAGAGCAGGACGACGGCGCGATGCCCGTCCAGTGGGCGGTGGCGGCTGGCGTGCTGCTGATCCTGGCGTGCGCCATGGCCTGGCTCGCGGCGTCTCGTCCGATTCACGTGTCAACGCTTGCCGCGGACCACCCGCAGATCGCGCCGCCCGACATGCGGCTGGATCTCAATACGGCCAGCGCTGCGCAACTGCAGGCGCTGCCGCGCATCGGCCCGGCGATGGCCGAGCGCATCGTGGCCGATCGCGAAGCGAATGGGCCGTTCACGTCGCTCGATGATCTGCAGCGCGTCAACGGCGTCGGCGACCGGACGGTTGAACTCATTGCGCCGCACGTGTTTGTCTCACCTGCGCAGGCGGGGCGCTAG
- a CDS encoding DUF3466 family protein: protein MKLRAMSTCAGMLGGAALCAAAMGQAYTVTDLNMTNAYGINNNGQVCGSTLNYRPGRWTAGVVLDLGTFGGSEGYADKINDSGHVCGAADLANGNRVAFFYDGSLHNLGTLGGTESDGRALNNSGIIVGGAWTAGNALFRPFRYQNSQMVDLGSFGGTYTAAEGINDFGVIVGWSDYNSVSSRRAFRYENNQMVDLGTLGGISVANDINNGGRIVGYSENAQDRARAFVYTNNQMYNLGVLPGETTSYADAINNKNQIVGRSGGDIATIYQPTGPKNLNDFIAPNSGWNLRRAQDINDSGQIVGLAYKNGQNRAFLLTPIQLQLANPVPGLPGQNNTFTISACTPGKRVYLTYSLQAGTTNIEAYCYGVSLDLRQPVVAGSAIANNNGVATFVGFTPNGAAGRTVRYQALELDSCRKTNRVDWTY, encoded by the coding sequence ATGAAATTGCGCGCTATGAGCACGTGTGCGGGAATGCTCGGAGGCGCTGCGCTTTGCGCAGCTGCGATGGGCCAGGCGTACACGGTGACGGACCTGAACATGACCAACGCATACGGCATCAACAACAACGGGCAGGTATGCGGCAGCACGCTGAACTATCGGCCCGGTCGGTGGACCGCAGGCGTCGTGCTCGACCTGGGCACCTTCGGCGGCTCGGAGGGATACGCCGACAAGATCAACGACTCGGGGCACGTATGCGGAGCGGCTGATCTGGCCAACGGCAATCGCGTCGCGTTCTTCTACGACGGATCGCTGCACAACCTCGGCACGCTCGGCGGGACGGAAAGCGACGGCCGCGCGCTGAACAACTCGGGCATCATCGTCGGCGGCGCGTGGACCGCCGGGAACGCGCTCTTCCGGCCGTTCCGATACCAGAACAGCCAGATGGTCGATCTCGGCAGTTTCGGCGGCACGTACACGGCCGCGGAGGGCATCAATGACTTCGGCGTGATCGTCGGCTGGTCAGACTACAACAGCGTCAGCAGCCGGCGGGCGTTCCGCTACGAAAACAACCAGATGGTGGACCTCGGCACGCTCGGCGGGATCAGCGTGGCCAACGACATCAACAACGGCGGTCGCATCGTCGGCTACTCGGAGAACGCGCAGGACCGGGCCCGGGCGTTCGTGTACACGAACAACCAGATGTACAACCTCGGCGTGTTGCCGGGCGAGACGACGAGTTATGCCGATGCGATCAACAACAAGAACCAGATCGTCGGCCGCAGCGGCGGGGACATCGCGACGATCTACCAGCCCACGGGCCCCAAGAATCTGAATGACTTCATCGCGCCCAACTCCGGCTGGAACCTGCGCCGCGCCCAGGACATCAACGACAGCGGGCAGATCGTCGGACTGGCGTACAAGAACGGCCAGAACCGCGCGTTTCTGCTGACGCCGATCCAACTGCAGCTGGCCAATCCCGTGCCGGGTCTGCCAGGCCAGAACAACACGTTCACCATCAGCGCGTGCACGCCCGGCAAGCGCGTCTATCTCACCTACAGCCTGCAGGCGGGCACGACGAACATCGAGGCGTACTGCTACGGCGTGTCGCTGGACCTCCGCCAGCCGGTCGTGGCCGGCAGCGCGATCGCCAACAACAACGGCGTGGCGACGTTCGTGGGTTTCACGCCCAATGGTGCGGCGGGTCGCACGGTGCGCTACCAGGCGCTCGAACTGGACAGTTGCCGCAAGACCAATCGCGTGGACTGGACGTATTGA
- a CDS encoding sigma-54-dependent Fis family transcriptional regulator has translation MTASDPPPRILVVDNDPIACEGLREVLRTHDYDTATALNAEEALAALADAERPQDDRAARPFGLVITDLNLPGTDGTELLRRIRSRHPDVVVIVLTAYGTIEAAVNAIKLGAFDYLTHPLVEEELLALLDKAVRHGALLAQNHHLRRQLDDRFALDNIVGRDPRMQRIYDLVEAVAPTKTSVLMTGESGTGKSLIARAIHQRSPLRDKPFIEISCGSIPETLLESELFGHVKGAFTGAHADKIGRFLAADGGTIFLDEINSASPGMQLKLLRVLQERRFEPVGSTKTVEVNVRVVLASNEPLEQLVAQGQFRQDLYYRINVVKIELPPLRDRLTDVPVLAGHFLEKQSRAAGREILGFTPDAMAALQRFSYPGNVRELENIVERAVVLCRGPKIGAEDLPPTVVENRPGQMALLHHRRGDADPIPWDGETLAAALEAQERRIILAALDANNWNRNQTAAQLGINRTTLYKKIRAFRLDEYPQAG, from the coding sequence ATGACTGCATCCGATCCACCGCCGCGCATCCTCGTCGTGGACAACGACCCCATCGCGTGCGAAGGCCTGCGGGAAGTCCTGCGCACGCACGACTACGACACCGCAACCGCGCTGAACGCCGAGGAAGCCCTGGCCGCACTCGCCGACGCCGAGCGGCCTCAGGATGATCGCGCCGCCCGGCCATTTGGCCTCGTGATCACCGATCTCAATCTGCCCGGCACCGACGGCACCGAACTGCTCCGCCGCATTCGCAGCCGCCATCCCGACGTCGTCGTCATCGTGCTCACCGCCTACGGCACGATCGAGGCCGCCGTGAACGCCATCAAACTCGGCGCGTTCGACTACCTCACGCACCCACTCGTCGAAGAGGAACTGCTCGCGCTGCTCGACAAAGCGGTCCGGCACGGGGCGCTGCTCGCGCAGAACCATCACCTGCGCCGGCAACTCGATGACCGCTTCGCGCTGGACAACATCGTCGGCCGCGACCCGCGCATGCAGCGCATCTACGACCTCGTCGAGGCGGTCGCGCCGACCAAGACCAGCGTGCTGATGACCGGCGAATCCGGGACGGGCAAGAGCCTCATCGCCCGCGCCATCCACCAGCGCTCGCCGCTGCGCGACAAGCCCTTCATCGAAATCTCCTGCGGCTCGATCCCCGAAACGCTGCTCGAATCTGAACTCTTCGGCCACGTCAAAGGCGCCTTCACCGGCGCCCACGCCGACAAGATCGGCCGCTTCCTCGCCGCCGACGGCGGAACGATTTTCCTCGACGAAATCAACTCCGCTTCGCCGGGCATGCAACTCAAACTGCTCCGCGTCCTCCAGGAAAGGCGCTTCGAGCCCGTCGGCTCGACCAAGACGGTCGAAGTGAACGTGCGCGTCGTGCTCGCAAGCAACGAACCGCTTGAGCAGCTCGTGGCGCAGGGCCAGTTCCGCCAGGACCTGTATTACCGCATCAACGTCGTGAAGATCGAGCTGCCGCCGCTGCGCGACCGGCTCACCGACGTGCCCGTGCTCGCCGGCCACTTTCTCGAAAAGCAAAGCCGCGCTGCGGGGCGCGAGATCCTCGGCTTCACGCCCGACGCCATGGCGGCGCTGCAGCGCTTCTCCTACCCCGGCAACGTGCGCGAACTCGAGAACATCGTCGAGCGGGCCGTCGTGCTCTGCCGCGGGCCGAAAATAGGCGCCGAAGATCTTCCGCCGACCGTCGTCGAAAACCGCCCCGGCCAGATGGCGCTGCTCCACCACCGCCGGGGCGACGCCGATCCGATCCCCTGGGATGGCGAGACGCTGGCCGCAGCGCTCGAGGCGCAGGAGCGCCGCATCATCCTCGCCGCGCTCGACGCCAACAACTGGAACCGCAATCAGACTGCGGCCCAACTGGGCATCAATCGCACCACGCTCTACAAGAAGATCCGCGCCTTCCGCCTCGACGAGTACCCGCAGGCGGGATGA